From one Lolium rigidum isolate FL_2022 chromosome 4, APGP_CSIRO_Lrig_0.1, whole genome shotgun sequence genomic stretch:
- the LOC124647558 gene encoding leucine-rich repeat receptor-like serine/threonine-protein kinase RGI4 produces MASLEVLRGGGNKNIHGALPTEIGDCSSLTMLGLAETSITGPLPASLGRLKNLTTLAIYTTLLSGPIPAELGRCSSLENIYLYENALSGSIPAQLGGLKKLKNLLLWQNQLVGIIPPELGSCSELTVIDLSLNGLTGRIPASLGKISSLQELQLSANKLSGTVPPELARCSNLTDLELDNNQITGAIPAELGGLPALRMLYLWANQLTGTIPPELGQCTSLEALDLSTNALTGPIPPSLFRLPRLSKLLVINNQLSGQLPPEIGNCTSLDRFRASGNHITGAIPPEIGMLGSLSFLDLGSNRLSGYLPAEISGCRNLTFLDLHDNAIAGVLPTGIFKELLSLQYLDLSYNAIRGALPSDIGMLTSLTKLVLSGNRLSGPIPPEIGSCSRLQLLDVGGNSLSGHIPGSIGKIPALEITLNLSCNSFSGTMPAEFAGLVRLGVLDVSHNQLSGDLETLSALQNLVALNVSFNGFSGRLPETAFFAKLPTSDVEGNQALCLSRCPGDASDRELQARRTARVAMAVLLSALVVLLLAAALVLFGWRRRGVRTSGDEKGGEMSPPWDVTLYQKLDIGVADVVRSLTPANVIGHGWSGEVYRANVPSTGVTIAVKKFQSCDEASVEAFACEVSVLPRVRHRNIVRLLGWASNRRTRLLFYEYLPNGTLGGLLHGAGATSAAVVEWEVRLAIAVGVAEGLAYLHHDCVPGIIHRDVKADNILLGDRYEACLADFGLARVADDGANSSPPPFAGSYGYIAPEYGCMTKITTKSDVYSFGVVLLEMITGRRTLDAAFGEGQSVVQWVRDHLCRKRDPAEIVDARLQGRPDTQVQEMLQALGIALLCASPRPEDRPTIKDVAALLRGIRHEDGGDARKAGNNGGGSETEATKRADPKKPISPTKLMALTRPVQTQAQVQARASSGSLGLLNDRE; encoded by the exons ATGGCCAGCCTGGAGGTGCTCCGTGGCGGCGGCAACAAGAATATCCACGGCGCGCTCCCCACGGAGATCGGGGACTGTTCCAGCCTCACCATGCTCGGCCTCGCCGAGACAAGCATCACCGGCCCGCTCCCGGCGAGTCTCGGCCGGCTCAAGAACCTCACCACGCTGGCCATCTACACGACGCTGCTCTCCGGCCCGATTCCGGCGGAGCTCGGCCGGTGCAGCAGCCTGGAGAACATTTACCTCTACGAGAACGCGCTGTCCGGGTCCATCCCGGCACAGCTCGGCGGGCTCAAGAAGCTCAAGAACCTGCTGCTGTGGCAGAACCAGCTCGTCGGCATCATCCCGCCGGAGCTCGGGTCGTGCAGCGAGCTCACTGTGATTGACCTGTCGCTCAACGGGCTCACTGGCCGCATCCCGGCCTCGCTCGGGAAGATTTCCTCGCTGCAGGAGCTGCAGCTCAGCGCGAACAAGCTCTCCGGCACGGTGCCCCCGGAGCTCGCTCGGTGCAGCAACCTCACCGACCTGGAGCTCGACAATAACCAGATCACGGGCGCCATCCCTGCCGAGCTCGGCGGCCTCCCAGCGTTGCGCATGCTGTACCTGTGGGCCAACCAGCTGACCGGAACCATCCCGCCGGAGCTCGGCCAGTGCACCAGCCTCGAGGCGCTCGACCTGTCCACCAATGCTCTTACCGGGCCGATCCCACCGTCGCTCTTCCGGCTTCCACGGCTATCTAAGCTGCTGGTCATCAACAACCAACTTTCCGGCCAGTTGCCGCCGGAGATTGGCAACTGCACGTCCCTTGACCGGTTCCGGGCAAGCGGCAACCACATCACCGGCGCAATACCGCCGGAAATCGGCATGCTTGGGAGTCTCAGTTTCCTGGACCTCGGCTCAAACCGGCTCTCCGGCTACCTCCCGGCAGAGATATCCGGGTGCCGGAACCTCACCTTCCTCGATCTCCACGATAATGCCATCGCCGGCGTGCTGCCGACGGGAATCTTCAAAGAGTTGCTCTCTCTCCAGTACCTCGACCTCTCCTACAATGCCATCCGCGGCGCGCTCCCTTCAGACATCGGAATGCTCACTTCGCTAACGAAGCTCGTCCTCAGCGGCAATCGGTTGTCCGGGCCGATACCACCGGAAATCGGCTCATGCTCCCGCCTCCAGCTCCTCGATGTTGGCGGCAACTCGCTGTCGGGTCACATACCGGGGAGCATCGGCAAGATTCCGGCGTTGGAGATCACCCTTAACCTCAGCTGCAACAGCTTCTCTGGCACGATGCCGGCGGAGTTCGCTGGGCTCGTGAGGCTCGGGGTGCTCGACGTCTCGCACAACCAGCTCTCCGGCGATCTCGAGACGCTGTCCGCGCTCCAGAACCTCGTGGCGCTCAATGTCTCCTTCAACGGCTTCTCCGGGCGGCTGCCGGAGACGGCGTTCTTCGCGAAGCTGCCGACGAGCGACGTCGAGGGCAACCAGGCGCTCTGCCTCTCGCGGTGCCCAGGTGATGCCAGCGACCGCGAGCTCCAGGCGCGCCGCACCGCTCGTGTCGCGATGGCCGTGTTGCTCTCCGCCCTCGTTGTCCTCCTCTTGGCCGCGGCGCTCGTCCTGTTCGGGTGGCGCCGGCGCGGTGTGCGCACCAGCGGAGACGAGAAGGGCGGTGAGATGTCGCCTCCGTGGGACGTCACGCTGTACCAGAAGCTTGACATCGGTGTCGCCGATGTGGTTCGCAGCCTCACTCCGGCGAACGTGATCGGCCACGGGTGGTCCGGCGAGGTGTACCGCGCGAACGTCCCGTCAACAGGGGTCACGATCGCCGTCAAGAAGTTCCAGTCGTGCGACGAGGCGTCCGTCGAGGCGTTCGCGTGCGAGGTGAGCGTGCTCCCGCGTGTCCGCCACCGCAACATAGTCCGGCTTTTGGGATGGGCGTCCAACCGGCGGACGCGCCTCCTCTTCTATGAATACCTCCCGAACGGCACCCTCGGCGGCCTTCTGCACGGAGCTGGCGCGACCAGCGCCGCtgtggtggagtgggaggtgcggCTCGCGATCGCGGTCGGCGTGGCCGAGGGCCTGGCGTACCTCCACCACGACTGCGTGCCAGGGATCATCCACCGTGATGTCAAGGCCGACAACATCCTCCTCGGCGACCGCTACGAGGCTTGCCTCGCCGACTTCGGCCTGGCCCGTGTTGCCGATGACGGCGCCAACTCCTCGCCTCCGCCGTTCGCCGGATCCTATGGCTACATCGCTCCCG AGTATGGATGTATGACCAAGATCACAACCAAGAGCGACGTGTACAGCTTCGGCGTGGTGCTGCTGGAGATGATCACCGGGCGGCGCACGCTGGACGCGGCGTTCGGCGAGGGGCAGAGCGTGGTGCAGTGGGTGCGCGACCACCTCTGCCGGAAGCGTGACCCAGCGGAGATCGTCGACGCGAGGCTGCAGGGCCGGCCGGACACGCAGGTCCAGGAGATGCTGCAGGCCCTCGGCATCGCTCTGTTGTGCGCAAGCCCGCGGCCGGAGGACCGGCCGACCATCAAGGACGTGGCGGCGCTGCTACGCGGCATCCGGCATGAGGACGGCGGTGATGCACGGAAGGCCGGGAACAATGGAGGCGGGAGCGAGACGGAGGCCACGAAGAGAGCCGATCCAAAGAAGCCCATCTCGCCAACAAAACTGATGGCTCTCACTAGACCGGTCCAAACCCAGGCCCAGGTCCAGGCCCGAGCGAGCTCGGGTTCGTTGGGCCTACTCAACGACCGTGAGTGA